The sequence ATGGACAATTCATCGCACATTTCTTTCACTTCTTCATCATCCATTTCTTCCAAACTTCTTTCTAAGATTTTAGAAAGCATGTTTTGTTCAATTAAAGTCGTTTCAGTTTTCTTGTTGTAATTGACCTTTAATTTATCGCACACATCGCATAAAATCTCTTTGTATAAGACTCCTTCGCCTTTAATGAAACTCGCAAAACTATTGCTCCCATAGTATTGCAACTCTTCAGCGATTCTTTCTGCGTATTTAGCGTAATCATCGCCATGCCTTTTGTATTCTATGGAGCTTGTGAGTTTTTCATTGTGTCTTTTTTCGCCGTCTTTACCAAAAACAAGCACCTCGAACAAATCCAATAAATCACTAGATTCCAATTGCTTTAAAAATTCCAAGTCTCTATCATATTTGTATGCCATATTATTCCTTTATATTGTTTTATCACTTATTAAAAACAAACGACTTTTCACGCTCCATCGCTGTTTTTCTAAAGTGGTTACTGATTTTAATATCATTTGTCTAAAACTATACTTAATATTCTAAAAAGGCTAAAAGCCCAACGCTCTTAGTTCTATAAATTGCTTTAAGGCATCAATTCTTTTAAACATTAAAGGGGGATTTTTATCCCCATTTTTTCTAACCTTTACTTTTTGCCCTTTTATTCAGGGTTATTAGGGTTTTTAGCATCAATGCTTGGGTTATTGCTTAATTGGTATCCTCCTTTTATAAAAAAAGCAACTAATAAAATAATGGCTAAAAAGAAAATAAATACACAAATAAGAATGCGGGTTGCATCAGCTTCGTTAGAATTTGTTTTAGAGGTTTCACCAATAGATTGTTTCATATCATTAGCTTCATTTGTTTGTTGTGTTTCTAGGTGTAAAGATTTACCGGAATTTGCTTTAACAATTCCATTAATAACATTAATAAGTTGTTCCATGTCTTCTTGCTTCTGATCTGAATGCATGACTAAACAGCACCAAACAGTCAGTATTACCCACAAAAAAAATGACTCTA is a genomic window of Helicobacter pylori oki112 containing:
- a CDS encoding DUF3944 domain-containing protein encodes the protein MAYKYDRDLEFLKQLESSDLLDLFEVLVFGKDGEKRHNEKLTSSIEYKRHGDDYAKYAERIAEELQYYGSNSFASFIKGEGVLYKEILCDVCDKLKVNYNKKTETTLIEQNMLSKILERSLEEMDDEEVKEMCDELSIKNTDNLNRQALSAATLTLFKMGGFKSYQLAVIVANAVAKTILGRGLSLAGNQVLTRTLSFLTGPVGWIITGVWTAIDIAGPAYRVTIPACIVVATLRLKTQQASEDKKSLQIESI